Proteins encoded in a region of the Perca fluviatilis chromosome 6, GENO_Pfluv_1.0, whole genome shotgun sequence genome:
- the LOC120561188 gene encoding creatine kinase U-type, mitochondrial-like: protein MANSFTRIMSGRNTAVILASIGAGTLASGYVLSDNTAAAAAERTRLYPPSADFPDLRKHNNCMAAALTPTIYGRLRDKTTPSNWTLDQCIQTGVDNPGHPFIKTVGMVAGDEESYEVFAELFDPVIKDRHNGYDPRTMKHPTDLDASKITSGMFDERYVLSTRVRTGRSIRGLSLPPACSRSERREVERVVVTALAGLKGDLTGRYYSLGEMSDREQKQLIDEHFLFDKPVSPLLTAAGMARDWPDARGIWHNNEKNFLIWINEEDHTRIISMEKGGNMKRVFERFCRGLKQVEHLIQERGWEFMWNDRLGYILTCPSNLGTGLRAGVHIRLPILSRDPRFKKILDNLRLQKRGTGGVDTAATGDTVDISNLDRLGKSEVELVQLVIDGVNYLIECEKRLERGQDIKIPSPISPFRK, encoded by the exons ATGGCGAACTCTTTCACCCGTATAATGTCTGGCCGTAACACGGCTGTGATTTTGGCCAGCATCGGCGCTGGCACACTGGCGTCTGGATACGTCCTCAGTGacaacactgctgctgctgccgctgagAGGACAAGGCTCTATCCACCCAG CGCTGATTTCCCTGACCTGAGGAAGCACAACAACTGCATGGCAGCAGCCCTGACCCCAACCATTTATGGACGCCTGAGGGACAAGACAACCCCCAGCAACTGGACCCTGGACCAGTGCATCCAGACTGGGGTGGACAACCCTGGACACCCCTTCATCAAGACTGTGGGCATGGTAGCTGGAGATGAGGAGAGCTACGAG GTGTTTGCTGAGCTCTTTGACCCTGTTATCAAGGATAGACACAATGGATACGACCCTCGCACAATGAAGCATCCCACTGACCTGGATGCTTCCAAG ATCACCTCAGGAATGTTTGATGAGCGCTACGTGCTATCAACTCGTGTCCGTACCGGTCGTAGCATCCGTGGGCTGAGTCTTCCGCCTGCATGCTCGCGCTCTGAGCGCCGTGAGGTGGAGCGCGTGGTTGTGACAGCTCTGGCTGGCCTGAAGGGAGACCTGACTGGTCGCTACTACAGCCTGGGAGAGATGTCTGACAGAGAGCAGAAACAACTTATTGAT GAGCACTTCCTGTTTGATAAACCTGTGTCACCTCTGCTCACGGCAGCTGGGATGGCCAGAGATTGGCCTGATGCTCGTGGTATCTG GCACAACAATGAGAAGAACTTCTTAATCTGGATCAATGAggaggaccacacaaggatcaTATCCATGGAGAAAGGAGGAAACATGAAGAGAGTGTTTGAAAGGTTCTGCAGAGGTCTTAAACAG GTGGAGCATCTAATTCAGGAGAGAGGCTGGGAGTTCATGTGGAATGACCGTCTGGGCTACATCCTCACTTGCCCCTCTAACCTCGGCACTGGGCTTAGGGCTGGTGTGCATATCCGCCTGCCCATCCTCAGCAGG GACCCTCGCTTTAAAAAGATCCTGGATAACCTGAGGCTACAGAAGAGAGGCACAGGAGGCGTCGACACGGCCGCTACTGGAGACACCGTGGACATTTCTAACCTTGACCGTCTGGGCAAGTCAGAG GTCGAGCTGGTACAATTAGTGATTGACGGTGTAAATTACCTGATTGAATGTGAGAAGAGACTGGAGAGGGGGCAGGACATCAAGATCCCCTCCCCCATCTCTCCATTCAGGAAGTGA